The following coding sequences lie in one Deltaproteobacteria bacterium genomic window:
- a CDS encoding Ig-like domain-containing protein has translation MLVLALLGVAACTDKTAEVAAAGEEPQTGGAELHTELDLWAGVPPLEPHPGDIATEIVPRPGPEKPPTTTETIELPFPPELPSTASKPVVAGGPLTIERFGPTGEQALVDAIRVTFDQPMVPLASVESLATVAMPFTIDPLPPGKLRWLGTRTAAYYPEGRLPFSTEYTIEVPAGTKSESGTALAKAQRWTITTPTLALESASPYDGAGNIDLQPIVTLTFNQPVQRTALLAALRWKGGGREIEFAEAPAPTPDAREPWQRDRTVMLQAKAKLQPNTTYQLSLPRGVFGEGKLESAPLTTSFSTYPPLTLSQAPCYGPCWAGNGISLIASTSIADIKLEDKVHVTPTVESMTISSWGQGIEIGGDFIGDTTYKVTVDAGVIDVYGQTLAKPFKASIRLGPHYPEISLLSSPKSPLVLERGTDPKVAMRIAGISKLEVEGVALERDGAADFLDVYSYDNEWQWPTGKTASSFRKSFDVSDSRRKRRTFELDLKAVLGTRTAGWFIARSNPIKADGWTWRAGLGQLVEVTDLGLAAALDRDSGTILVTSLASGEPLAGVSLVLANASALSTPRWQGKTDAEGLAQAKFDHGDQGGPLMLFAEHEGDSAFLRLDQSDLRGAWRYIDNREDIDRVFFFTDRTPYKPGDTVHLVGILRKESRGPEGAVQWWRTDTSAKYKVVDERGVDVAAGDVKIGAFGTMSVDIPTKPDGGTGTYQFTLDVPNLFGPNETFYHGIPVETYRTPEFTVKVARTESTPLVFGDRLVADIAGEYLHGAPLVGGAVSYALTRDVTDFRPPGSENDAFTFGAPMQWGWGYLGDPLSRGFLGTLESNTGTLDARGKYRVEHVVAATEPPPPGTVPTPPVAPASTGGPEPVQAAARYTISAVVTDENRQAIAGSGSFVVHPALVYAGLRSTRQVLREGEQAEIEAIVVDLEGTRVSGNAVQIDFVRRETTRTPVEKNGAWMFEYKTTEVAAGACALESSAAPATCSVTPEKAGSYLARASTKDAKGHTTRSEITVYVHGKDEIIWDDRQDRRVDIVADRRKYAPGDTAKLLLRSPFTDARGVVVVEREGIAREYPVTVTGGAHAVEVPITEAMVGGVTVSALLTRGRVTIPGAPAGQDLGMPAAAVGTLALDVSSDSKTIAVVLEPNAREVEPKGSVSLTIHTTRKDNGEAVPAAVAVMVVDEGVLSLMNYTTPDPVSFFHYRHQGEVWMHALQANVMARSAEQLSSAGLGLVGTGRGGGGTGEGTIGLSGIGTIGRGGGGVDKEHADAPSGSVPMPAPAAAPKPMEEKAKSSSSRRRAAETDDAIPAFDTNVAMAQSVSLRTMFATTAFFDAEILTDESGTARVDIPMPENLTTFRIMAVAVDPKAADRFGSGDSSVRVRKAVMIRPSLPRFANFGDAFEGSVMVDNQSGEAQKVLVGTRGLNVAFAGAKEQFVDIPAGESREVRFPMAAQRVGQMRLQFAAMSNRGRDATEITIPVHFPATAQAFADYGMTDGSVQRTVVPPADALADFGGLELSFSSTAMSGLEDAVEYLVDYPYECAEQTASRILPIFALSDILDAFPIAGLGDEIRRKQLAREGIDRLFTHQLYDGGFGYWRADESWPYLTVWATFALLEGKRQGYAVDQAKLDRALQYVENFVQYGYRTRWGDYYDWTSRAFGLWLLSGEKRGDALFDTVWPHRGEMPLYARVLLMSAAHRYGRTSARDAVLEELRDGVVESARTIHFAESRSEAASDGLRLLMHSNVQTDAIALMALLEIDAADARLPKIIAGIMDDRDPKRGGRWLSTHANAWALVAASRYFEVVEKDEPDFTARVWLDELFTGEQGFHGRSMVQTEQKIAMKTLKDAGARQQLTIGKDGVGKLYYRVGLRYAPASLKLPAVDQGFTVYRTYEALPGNDGKVDAEAVKQTADGAWVVKAGTNVKVTINLVVSDRANYVVVDDALPAGFEGQNPKFVTSVAASSSSSSSFAKRPWSYDGWWWGWWYTFSHTDLRDDRMLLFADQLPAGVYTHSYTARATTIGEFLLPPVKAEEMYEPERFGHSASSRVTVVE, from the coding sequence ATGCTGGTGCTCGCGCTCCTCGGGGTCGCGGCTTGCACCGACAAGACCGCCGAGGTTGCGGCCGCGGGTGAGGAGCCACAGACCGGCGGCGCCGAGCTCCACACGGAGCTCGATCTGTGGGCGGGCGTGCCGCCGCTCGAGCCCCATCCCGGCGACATCGCGACCGAGATCGTGCCGCGGCCCGGACCCGAGAAGCCGCCCACCACCACCGAGACCATCGAGCTGCCGTTCCCGCCCGAGCTGCCGTCGACCGCGAGCAAGCCGGTGGTCGCCGGCGGGCCGCTCACGATCGAGCGCTTCGGACCCACCGGTGAGCAGGCGCTGGTGGATGCGATCCGCGTGACCTTCGACCAGCCGATGGTGCCGCTCGCCTCGGTCGAGTCGCTCGCCACCGTCGCGATGCCGTTCACGATCGATCCGCTGCCGCCCGGCAAGCTGCGCTGGCTGGGCACGCGCACCGCCGCCTACTACCCCGAGGGTCGGCTGCCGTTCTCGACCGAGTACACCATCGAGGTCCCGGCGGGCACCAAGTCGGAGTCTGGCACCGCGCTGGCGAAGGCGCAGCGCTGGACCATCACCACGCCGACCCTCGCGCTCGAGTCGGCGTCGCCCTACGACGGCGCGGGCAACATCGACCTCCAGCCGATCGTCACGCTCACGTTCAACCAGCCGGTGCAGCGCACCGCGCTGTTGGCCGCGTTGCGTTGGAAGGGCGGCGGTCGCGAGATCGAATTCGCCGAGGCCCCCGCGCCGACCCCCGATGCGCGCGAGCCGTGGCAGCGCGATCGCACCGTGATGCTCCAGGCCAAGGCCAAGCTGCAGCCGAACACCACCTATCAGCTGTCGCTGCCGCGTGGTGTGTTCGGCGAGGGCAAGCTGGAGAGCGCGCCGCTGACCACGTCGTTCTCGACCTACCCCCCGCTCACGCTGTCGCAGGCGCCGTGCTACGGGCCGTGCTGGGCCGGCAACGGCATCTCGTTGATCGCGAGCACCTCGATCGCCGACATCAAGCTCGAGGACAAGGTCCACGTCACACCGACGGTCGAGAGCATGACGATCTCGTCGTGGGGTCAAGGCATCGAGATCGGCGGCGACTTCATCGGCGACACCACGTACAAGGTCACGGTCGATGCGGGCGTGATCGACGTGTACGGGCAGACGCTCGCGAAGCCGTTCAAGGCCTCGATTCGTCTGGGGCCCCACTACCCGGAGATCTCGCTGCTGAGCTCGCCCAAGTCGCCGCTGGTTCTGGAGCGTGGCACCGACCCCAAGGTGGCGATGCGCATCGCAGGCATCTCCAAGCTCGAGGTCGAGGGCGTGGCGCTCGAACGCGACGGCGCGGCCGACTTCCTCGACGTCTACAGCTACGACAACGAGTGGCAGTGGCCCACTGGGAAGACCGCCTCGAGCTTCCGCAAGAGCTTCGACGTGTCGGACTCGCGCCGCAAGCGACGGACCTTCGAGCTCGATCTGAAGGCGGTGCTCGGCACCCGCACCGCAGGCTGGTTCATCGCGCGCTCGAACCCCATCAAGGCGGATGGCTGGACCTGGCGTGCGGGGCTCGGCCAGCTGGTCGAGGTCACCGACCTCGGGCTCGCGGCCGCGCTCGATCGCGACTCCGGCACCATCCTCGTCACCAGCCTCGCGTCGGGCGAGCCGCTCGCCGGGGTCTCGCTGGTGCTGGCCAACGCCAGCGCGCTGTCGACTCCGCGCTGGCAGGGCAAGACCGACGCCGAAGGGCTCGCGCAGGCGAAGTTCGATCACGGCGATCAAGGTGGCCCGCTGATGCTGTTCGCCGAGCACGAGGGTGACTCGGCGTTCCTGCGGCTCGACCAGTCCGATCTGCGCGGCGCGTGGCGCTACATCGACAACCGCGAGGACATCGATCGGGTGTTCTTCTTCACCGATCGCACACCCTACAAGCCCGGCGACACCGTGCACCTGGTCGGCATCCTCCGCAAGGAGAGCCGCGGGCCCGAGGGTGCGGTGCAGTGGTGGCGAACCGACACCTCGGCCAAGTACAAGGTGGTCGACGAGCGCGGGGTCGATGTCGCGGCCGGCGACGTGAAGATCGGTGCGTTCGGCACGATGTCGGTCGACATCCCCACCAAGCCCGACGGCGGCACGGGGACCTATCAGTTCACGCTCGACGTGCCGAACCTGTTCGGCCCCAACGAGACCTTCTACCACGGCATCCCCGTCGAGACCTATCGGACGCCAGAGTTCACGGTGAAGGTCGCGCGGACCGAGAGCACCCCGTTGGTGTTCGGCGATCGGCTGGTCGCCGACATCGCGGGCGAGTACCTGCACGGCGCGCCGCTCGTGGGCGGCGCGGTGAGCTACGCGCTCACGCGTGACGTGACCGACTTCCGTCCGCCGGGCTCCGAGAACGACGCGTTCACCTTCGGTGCACCGATGCAGTGGGGCTGGGGCTACCTCGGTGACCCGCTCTCGCGCGGCTTCCTCGGCACGCTCGAGAGCAACACCGGCACGCTCGACGCGCGCGGCAAGTACCGCGTCGAGCACGTCGTCGCCGCCACCGAGCCGCCGCCGCCGGGCACCGTGCCGACGCCGCCCGTGGCGCCCGCGAGCACCGGCGGACCCGAGCCGGTCCAGGCGGCGGCCAGGTACACGATCTCGGCCGTCGTCACCGACGAGAATCGACAGGCCATCGCCGGCAGCGGCAGCTTCGTGGTGCATCCCGCGTTGGTGTACGCCGGTCTCCGCAGCACGCGGCAGGTGTTGCGCGAGGGCGAGCAGGCCGAGATCGAGGCGATCGTGGTCGACCTCGAGGGCACGCGGGTCAGCGGCAACGCGGTGCAGATCGACTTCGTGCGACGCGAGACCACGCGTACGCCGGTCGAGAAGAACGGCGCGTGGATGTTCGAGTACAAGACCACCGAGGTCGCGGCGGGAGCCTGCGCGCTCGAGTCGAGCGCCGCGCCGGCGACCTGCAGCGTGACGCCGGAGAAGGCTGGTAGCTACCTCGCGCGCGCGTCCACCAAGGACGCCAAGGGCCACACGACGCGCAGCGAGATCACCGTCTACGTCCACGGCAAGGACGAGATCATCTGGGACGACCGCCAGGATCGACGCGTCGACATCGTCGCCGACCGCCGCAAGTACGCGCCCGGCGACACGGCGAAGCTCTTGTTGCGCTCGCCGTTCACCGACGCGCGCGGGGTCGTGGTGGTCGAGCGCGAGGGCATCGCGCGCGAGTACCCCGTCACGGTGACCGGCGGTGCCCATGCCGTCGAGGTGCCGATCACGGAGGCGATGGTCGGCGGGGTGACCGTGTCGGCGCTGCTGACCCGCGGTCGCGTGACGATCCCGGGCGCGCCCGCCGGTCAGGATCTCGGCATGCCGGCCGCGGCCGTCGGTACGCTCGCGCTCGACGTGTCGAGCGACAGCAAGACCATCGCCGTCGTGCTCGAGCCCAATGCCCGCGAGGTCGAGCCCAAGGGCAGCGTGTCGCTGACGATCCACACCACCCGCAAGGACAACGGCGAGGCCGTGCCGGCCGCGGTGGCCGTGATGGTCGTCGACGAGGGCGTGCTCAGCCTGATGAACTACACCACGCCGGATCCGGTGTCGTTCTTCCACTATCGCCACCAGGGCGAGGTGTGGATGCACGCACTGCAGGCCAACGTCATGGCGCGCAGCGCCGAGCAGCTGTCGAGCGCCGGCTTGGGCCTCGTCGGCACTGGCCGTGGTGGCGGCGGCACCGGCGAGGGCACGATCGGGCTCTCCGGCATCGGCACCATCGGTCGAGGCGGTGGCGGTGTCGACAAGGAGCACGCCGACGCGCCATCGGGGAGCGTGCCGATGCCGGCTCCGGCGGCTGCGCCCAAGCCGATGGAGGAGAAGGCCAAGAGTTCGTCGTCGCGGCGGCGCGCCGCCGAGACGGACGATGCCATCCCCGCCTTCGACACCAACGTCGCGATGGCGCAGTCGGTATCGCTGCGCACGATGTTCGCGACCACGGCGTTCTTCGACGCCGAGATCCTCACCGACGAATCGGGTACCGCGCGGGTCGACATCCCGATGCCCGAGAACCTCACCACCTTCCGCATCATGGCGGTGGCGGTGGATCCCAAGGCGGCCGATCGCTTCGGCAGCGGCGACAGCTCGGTGCGCGTGCGCAAGGCCGTGATGATTCGCCCCTCGTTGCCACGCTTCGCCAACTTCGGCGACGCCTTCGAGGGCTCGGTGATGGTCGACAACCAGAGCGGCGAGGCGCAGAAGGTGCTAGTCGGCACCCGCGGGCTGAACGTCGCCTTCGCGGGCGCGAAGGAGCAGTTCGTCGACATCCCGGCCGGCGAGTCCCGCGAGGTCCGCTTCCCGATGGCCGCGCAGCGCGTGGGCCAGATGCGGCTGCAGTTTGCGGCGATGAGCAACCGCGGTCGTGACGCCACCGAGATCACGATCCCGGTGCACTTCCCGGCCACGGCGCAAGCCTTCGCCGACTACGGCATGACCGACGGCTCGGTCCAGCGCACGGTGGTTCCGCCCGCCGATGCATTGGCCGATTTCGGCGGCCTCGAGCTCAGCTTCAGCTCGACCGCGATGTCGGGGCTCGAGGACGCGGTCGAGTACTTGGTCGACTACCCCTACGAGTGCGCCGAGCAGACCGCGAGCCGCATCCTGCCGATCTTCGCGCTGAGCGACATCCTCGATGCGTTCCCGATTGCCGGGCTCGGCGACGAGATTCGTCGCAAGCAGCTCGCACGCGAGGGCATCGATCGGCTGTTCACGCATCAGCTCTACGACGGCGGCTTCGGCTACTGGCGTGCCGACGAGAGCTGGCCGTACCTCACCGTGTGGGCCACGTTCGCGTTGCTCGAGGGCAAGCGGCAGGGCTATGCCGTCGATCAGGCGAAGCTCGATCGCGCGCTGCAGTACGTCGAGAACTTCGTGCAGTACGGCTATCGCACTCGCTGGGGTGACTACTATGACTGGACCTCGCGGGCGTTCGGGCTGTGGCTGCTCTCGGGCGAGAAGCGGGGGGACGCGCTGTTCGACACCGTGTGGCCGCATCGCGGGGAGATGCCGCTGTATGCCCGCGTGCTGCTGATGTCGGCCGCGCATCGCTACGGCCGCACCAGCGCGCGCGATGCGGTGCTCGAGGAGCTGCGCGATGGCGTGGTCGAGAGCGCGCGCACCATCCACTTCGCCGAGTCGCGCAGCGAGGCCGCCTCCGACGGTCTTCGCCTGCTCATGCACTCCAACGTGCAGACCGACGCGATCGCACTGATGGCGCTGCTCGAGATCGATGCCGCCGACGCCCGCTTGCCCAAGATCATCGCGGGCATCATGGACGACCGCGATCCCAAGCGCGGCGGTCGCTGGCTGTCGACCCACGCCAACGCGTGGGCGTTGGTCGCGGCGAGTCGCTACTTCGAGGTCGTCGAGAAGGACGAGCCGGACTTCACCGCCCGGGTGTGGCTCGACGAGCTCTTCACCGGCGAGCAGGGCTTCCACGGTCGCAGCATGGTGCAGACCGAGCAGAAGATCGCGATGAAGACGCTCAAGGATGCCGGCGCGCGTCAGCAGCTGACGATCGGCAAGGACGGCGTCGGAAAGCTCTACTATCGCGTCGGTCTGCGCTACGCGCCCGCGAGCCTGAAGCTGCCCGCGGTCGACCAGGGCTTCACCGTCTACCGCACCTACGAGGCCTTGCCGGGCAACGACGGCAAGGTCGATGCCGAGGCCGTGAAGCAGACCGCCGATGGCGCGTGGGTGGTGAAGGCCGGCACCAACGTGAAGGTGACCATCAATCTCGTGGTCAGCGATCGCGCCAACTACGTGGTCGTCGACGACGCGCTGCCGGCCGGGTTCGAGGGCCAGAATCCGAAGTTCGTCACCTCGGTGGCGGCGTCGTCGAGCAGCAGCAGCAGCTTTGCGAAGCGCCCGTGGTCCTACGACGGCTGGTGGTGGGGCTGGTGGTACACCTTCAGCCACACCGATCTGCGCGACGATCGCATGCTGCTGTTCGCCGATCAGCTGCCGGCCGGGGTCTACACCCACAGCTACACCGCGCGCGCGACCACCATCGGCGAGTTCCTGCTGCCGCCGGTCAAGGCCGAGGAGATGTACGAGCCCGAGCGCTTCGGGCACAGCGCGTCGAGCCGCGTGACCGTGGTCGAGTAG
- a CDS encoding tetratricopeptide repeat protein — protein MSAGSRAPALYRIPFSLAAVGLLLIAMQAGKPIAGLGLLFTLLFASASVAWRSFAQRHAPALALRGQADRALRSGAYRDARVLYERALSLVQRDLPAGAPEVLLNCYSLATVHSMLHDRVRADDYLQRLLDGLDGRVPASWRAQLAWLLRRVAHQHSLEGQHARAIALCQSALELVGPAPGADDTTVRSIVDDIAWIHHHAGEHPMAERNFREALAIHEQFRDAALEVAQAPARGTTTADSPYRVPGPGVAPTTGGLDRAVAYSYLGLGWTLFERARYEEARGCFERASVIANVAEAHVEHRGRSSSSLGVEILRGRGAIEVTLGHYRLARTYYDEAQQLARATGGTQVAALAIDLGWLARSTGDHPAAESAYAAAAEAIEQATEGATTIACALHEAVAELRRRQGRMRDALREIQRASTLAQQCLGLEHPRIAAIEAVASRIHTARGDHSEGERCARRCLAVLRASCAADHPRFADGWLALGELQLARAQFGAAQESFGYALRIREDALGHDHPELGEVLDGLAAVLRASGRESEAAAVDERRDRVAAA, from the coding sequence ATGTCCGCCGGGAGCCGCGCGCCGGCGCTCTACCGCATCCCGTTCTCCCTGGCTGCGGTCGGCCTGCTGCTGATCGCGATGCAGGCCGGCAAACCCATCGCCGGCCTGGGATTGCTGTTCACGCTGCTGTTCGCCTCGGCGTCGGTGGCCTGGCGATCGTTCGCGCAGCGACACGCGCCGGCGCTCGCGCTGCGCGGCCAGGCCGATCGTGCGCTGCGCAGCGGTGCCTACCGCGACGCTCGGGTGCTCTACGAGCGCGCGCTGTCGTTGGTGCAGCGTGACCTCCCGGCCGGTGCGCCGGAGGTGCTGCTCAACTGCTACAGCCTCGCGACCGTGCACTCGATGCTGCACGACCGCGTGCGCGCCGACGACTACCTGCAGCGGCTGCTGGACGGCCTCGATGGTCGGGTGCCGGCGTCGTGGAGAGCTCAGCTGGCGTGGCTGTTGCGTCGCGTCGCCCACCAGCACTCGCTCGAGGGCCAGCACGCCCGCGCGATCGCGCTGTGTCAGTCGGCGCTCGAGTTGGTCGGACCCGCGCCCGGTGCCGACGACACCACCGTGCGCTCGATCGTCGACGACATCGCGTGGATCCACCACCACGCCGGCGAGCATCCGATGGCCGAGCGGAACTTCCGCGAGGCGCTCGCGATCCACGAGCAGTTCCGCGACGCCGCCCTCGAGGTCGCCCAGGCCCCGGCACGCGGCACCACGACCGCCGACTCGCCGTACCGCGTGCCCGGCCCCGGTGTCGCACCGACCACCGGCGGGCTCGATCGCGCGGTCGCCTACAGCTACCTCGGCCTGGGTTGGACGCTCTTCGAGCGCGCGCGCTACGAAGAGGCCCGCGGCTGCTTCGAGCGCGCCAGCGTGATCGCCAACGTGGCCGAGGCGCACGTCGAGCACCGCGGACGCAGCAGCTCGTCGCTCGGGGTCGAGATCCTGCGCGGTCGCGGGGCGATCGAGGTCACCCTCGGCCACTATCGGCTCGCGCGAACCTACTACGACGAGGCCCAGCAGCTCGCGCGCGCGACCGGTGGCACCCAGGTCGCAGCGCTCGCCATCGACCTGGGCTGGCTCGCGCGCTCGACCGGCGATCACCCCGCGGCCGAGTCCGCCTACGCGGCCGCGGCCGAAGCCATCGAGCAAGCAACCGAAGGCGCCACGACCATCGCGTGCGCCCTGCACGAAGCCGTGGCCGAGCTGCGCCGTCGACAGGGTCGCATGCGCGACGCGCTGCGCGAGATCCAGCGGGCGAGCACACTCGCGCAGCAGTGCCTCGGGCTCGAGCACCCGCGCATCGCCGCCATCGAAGCGGTGGCGTCGCGCATCCACACTGCCCGTGGCGATCACAGCGAGGGCGAGCGCTGCGCCCGACGTTGCCTGGCGGTGTTGCGTGCCAGCTGCGCCGCCGATCACCCGCGCTTCGCCGATGGTTGGCTGGCGCTGGGCGAGCTACAGCTCGCACGCGCGCAATTCGGTGCGGCGCAGGAGTCGTTCGGCTACGCCCTGCGCATTCGCGAGGATGCGCTGGGGCACGATCACCCCGAGCTGGGTGAGGTGCTCGACGGACTCGCGGCGGTGCTGCGCGCGTCGGGTCGCGAGAGCGAGGCCGCCGCCGTCGACGAGCGCCGTGATCGCGTCGCCGCGGCGTGA
- the sppA gene encoding signal peptide peptidase SppA, protein MSARHLGLAVAALCLVTCREPTPQPPPSSPGSEGPALSPLAGMFASKLDEPGPYEAPRQSADFEDGAPYYGVLSLDAPLGEQAAFTLLGGASSPLHELTERLRTAAKDEALLGLVVRLDRPDFDVVHAHELRAALLAFKQGGERTIWCHTEGVGDAGYLVLTACDHVAMAPLAELAITGPAATPIHFKGLLDRLGITADALHVGAFKGAAEPLTREAPSPEMIATLEAIVEGRYQTELAAIADARGLSREQAIAAIDRGMFDDREAITAKLADESADWPTFLERARQGKPWKTLRGATKLGDLTALQRFLGLLPPERPSDSHVALVYATGSIVDGDGNGLLGAREQIASRTLVAALRAIAADDKVAAVVLRVDSGGGSALASEQIWQAASELAARKPLVVSMGSVAASGGYYISAPAQRIFANADTLTGSIGVVGMKLVLGDALRGIGVTTHEVRRGERATMWSSMRRWSDGERTAIEAMMRATYDVFVDRVAAGRKLDRAAVEPIAQGRVWTGNDAKARGLVDAIGTLQDALDDAHTRGGVAPGTALEVYPPEPTLRDIIASLGQAQLSTGASLALVDRALAARAAEDAPGAPASGLVAAIAAPAARLHAGGRQIAPTLALARMLATVLALQESHVWAVSPAMWLLQPR, encoded by the coding sequence ATGTCTGCGCGTCACCTGGGTCTCGCCGTCGCTGCGCTCTGCCTGGTCACCTGTCGCGAGCCGACGCCGCAGCCACCCCCATCGTCGCCCGGCAGCGAGGGCCCAGCGTTGTCGCCGTTGGCGGGGATGTTCGCGTCGAAGCTCGACGAGCCGGGCCCCTACGAAGCGCCGCGCCAATCCGCGGATTTCGAGGACGGCGCGCCCTACTACGGCGTGCTCTCGCTCGACGCGCCGCTCGGCGAACAGGCCGCGTTCACGCTCTTGGGCGGGGCAAGCTCGCCGCTGCACGAGCTCACCGAGCGCCTGCGCACTGCAGCCAAGGACGAAGCCCTGCTCGGGCTCGTCGTGCGACTCGATCGGCCCGACTTCGACGTCGTGCACGCGCACGAGCTGCGCGCCGCGTTGCTCGCGTTCAAGCAGGGCGGCGAGCGCACCATCTGGTGCCACACCGAGGGCGTCGGCGATGCCGGCTACCTGGTGTTGACCGCGTGCGATCACGTGGCGATGGCGCCGCTGGCCGAGCTGGCGATCACCGGCCCCGCGGCCACGCCGATCCACTTCAAGGGCCTGCTCGACCGGCTCGGCATCACCGCCGATGCCCTGCATGTCGGTGCGTTCAAGGGCGCCGCCGAGCCCTTGACCCGCGAGGCGCCCTCACCCGAGATGATCGCGACGCTCGAGGCGATCGTCGAGGGCCGCTACCAGACCGAGCTCGCGGCCATCGCCGACGCGCGCGGGCTCTCGCGCGAGCAGGCCATCGCGGCCATCGACCGCGGGATGTTCGACGATCGCGAGGCGATCACCGCGAAGCTCGCCGACGAGAGTGCCGACTGGCCGACCTTCCTCGAGCGCGCGCGCCAGGGCAAGCCGTGGAAGACGCTGCGCGGCGCGACCAAGCTCGGCGACCTCACGGCGCTGCAGCGCTTCCTGGGCCTGCTGCCGCCCGAGCGCCCGAGCGACAGCCACGTCGCACTGGTCTACGCGACCGGTAGCATCGTCGACGGCGACGGCAACGGCCTGCTCGGGGCGCGCGAGCAGATCGCATCGCGCACGTTGGTGGCGGCGCTGCGGGCGATCGCGGCCGACGACAAGGTCGCAGCCGTGGTGCTGCGTGTCGACTCCGGTGGCGGCAGTGCGCTGGCCTCCGAGCAGATCTGGCAGGCCGCGAGCGAGCTCGCCGCCCGCAAGCCGTTGGTGGTATCGATGGGATCGGTCGCGGCCTCGGGCGGCTACTACATCTCGGCACCGGCGCAGCGAATCTTCGCCAACGCCGACACCCTCACCGGCTCGATCGGCGTGGTCGGCATGAAGCTGGTGCTCGGTGACGCGCTGCGCGGCATCGGCGTGACCACGCACGAGGTCCGCCGGGGAGAGCGCGCGACGATGTGGTCGTCGATGCGGCGATGGAGCGACGGTGAGCGCACCGCGATCGAGGCGATGATGCGCGCGACCTACGATGTGTTCGTCGATCGCGTCGCGGCCGGCCGCAAGCTCGATCGCGCCGCGGTGGAGCCCATCGCCCAGGGCCGGGTCTGGACCGGCAACGACGCCAAGGCACGCGGTCTCGTCGACGCGATCGGGACCCTGCAGGATGCCCTCGACGACGCGCACACGCGCGGCGGGGTGGCCCCGGGGACCGCGCTGGAGGTCTACCCGCCCGAGCCCACGCTGCGGGACATCATCGCGAGCCTCGGTCAAGCGCAACTCTCGACCGGAGCCAGCCTCGCGCTGGTCGATCGCGCGCTGGCGGCTCGCGCCGCCGAGGACGCCCCCGGCGCGCCCGCATCGGGCCTCGTCGCGGCGATCGCCGCTCCAGCCGCTCGCCTGCACGCGGGCGGGCGCCAGATCGCTCCCACGCTGGCGCTCGCACGGATGCTCGCGACCGTGCTGGCGCTGCAGGAGTCGCACGTGTGGGCGGTGTCCCCGGCGATGTGGCTGTTGCAGCCCCGCTGA